A window of the Butyricimonas faecalis genome harbors these coding sequences:
- a CDS encoding MlaE family ABC transporter permease, which translates to MKVLDKIGAYILFMRRIFTKPEKKKVYLKELTNELEKLGLNSVMLVMIISFFIGAVLTLQTAYNMSSPLLPRYLIGYLTRETLLLEFSSTIVSLILAGKIGSNIASEIGSMKITEQIEALEVMGVNSVSYLVGPKIAAALVVNPVLYIFSVFIGIIGGILSGLASGVVNYDDYIHGLHFAFNPYYVTYSIVKTLFFAVIFTSIPAFYGYNVQGGALEVGKASTKAVVDSSIAILLMNLILTKILL; encoded by the coding sequence ATGAAAGTATTAGATAAGATAGGAGCTTACATATTATTCATGAGGCGTATCTTCACGAAACCTGAGAAAAAGAAGGTTTATTTAAAAGAATTGACTAACGAGTTGGAGAAGTTGGGGTTGAATTCCGTGATGTTGGTGATGATTATTTCTTTTTTTATCGGGGCGGTATTGACGCTGCAAACGGCTTACAATATGTCGAGTCCTTTGCTGCCTCGCTATTTGATCGGGTATTTGACCCGAGAAACGTTATTGTTGGAATTCTCGTCGACAATCGTGAGCTTGATTCTGGCCGGAAAGATTGGGAGTAACATCGCTTCTGAAATCGGTAGTATGAAAATCACGGAACAGATTGAGGCACTGGAGGTGATGGGTGTGAATTCTGTTTCTTATTTAGTGGGGCCGAAGATTGCGGCCGCTTTGGTAGTGAATCCGGTGCTTTATATATTCAGCGTGTTTATCGGTATTATCGGGGGAATCCTTTCGGGATTGGCATCCGGCGTGGTGAATTATGACGATTATATACACGGGTTGCATTTTGCTTTCAATCCTTACTACGTGACCTATTCTATTGTCAAAACATTGTTTTTTGCCGTGATATTTACTTCTATTCCTGCTTTTTACGGGTATAACGTACAGGGAGGAGCGCTGGAAGTCGGGAAGGCGAGTACGAAAGCCGTGGTGGATAGCAGTATTGCCATCCTGCTGATGAACTTGATATTAACCAAAATATTGTTGTAA
- a CDS encoding ABC transporter ATP-binding protein, translated as MIRAEGVCKSFDKKEVLTDIDAVFEPGKVNLIIGKSGSGKTVLLKSLIGLHAIDKGKIFYNDRDITAMNNKQLKEVRKELGVVFQGGALFDSLSVLENVKFPLNLFSSMTEKEKTERAIFCLNRVNLNNVENLYPAEISGGMKKRVAIARAIVLQPKYLFCDEPNSGLDPLTSIVIDNLLHELTHEYDMTTVINTHDMNSVFEIGEKVLFIHEGHKEWEGSNEEIMYTNNKALNEFLFSSKLNRMVREKLGKKG; from the coding sequence ATGATACGGGCAGAAGGGGTATGTAAGTCATTTGATAAAAAGGAAGTGTTGACGGATATCGATGCCGTCTTCGAACCGGGAAAGGTAAATTTGATTATCGGAAAGAGTGGTTCCGGGAAGACCGTGCTATTGAAATCATTGATTGGTTTACATGCTATTGATAAGGGAAAGATATTCTACAATGACCGGGATATTACCGCAATGAATAACAAACAGTTAAAGGAGGTTCGGAAAGAACTGGGGGTGGTTTTTCAAGGCGGGGCATTGTTTGATTCGCTTTCTGTACTGGAGAATGTGAAGTTCCCGTTAAATCTATTCTCCTCGATGACGGAAAAGGAGAAAACGGAGCGGGCTATTTTCTGCCTTAACCGGGTGAACTTGAATAACGTGGAGAATCTTTATCCCGCGGAGATCAGTGGGGGTATGAAGAAACGCGTGGCCATTGCCCGGGCGATCGTTTTACAGCCTAAATACTTGTTTTGTGACGAGCCGAATTCCGGTCTGGATCCTTTGACCTCGATCGTGATCGATAATCTGTTGCATGAGTTGACACATGAATATGATATGACCACGGTTATAAACACGCACGATATGAACTCGGTTTTCGAGATCGGGGAAAAGGTGTTGTTTATCCATGAAGGCCACAAAGAATGGGAAGGCAGTAACGAAGAGATCATGTACACGAACAACAAGGCATTGAACGAATTCCTGTTCTCGTCGAAGTTGAACAGAATGGTACGGGAGAAATTAGGGAAAAAAGGGTGA
- a CDS encoding DUF4296 domain-containing protein codes for MKRILWVILIIAAITACSKKVPLNKDQFTSLLIDMHTTDGMLSVAQGDIRTEKDNYLYYNDLFKKYGITREDFDSCVTYYSLQSALFNKIYDVVIDTLSRRQTKVMREWKELTMKDTVDLFPGYTMIVADTIRPDSTQVKVRKKDSIVYETRVVKADTVYFDKRNQFVLVELDSIVPGMYKFTSTIKLEKSDRGKRNFIQTYFLSADNDTLKVPDQYVGVDTLRPYKKDWEFYVADSSYTKLFIKIPKSDWDSRVKVKKLNDREGYVYKTQIFKTYVAPNREERLKKEYEQRRQIELERKSAKKK; via the coding sequence ATGAAACGTATTTTATGGGTGATATTGATTATTGCGGCGATAACGGCTTGTTCGAAGAAGGTCCCGTTGAACAAGGATCAATTCACATCTTTGTTGATTGATATGCATACGACGGATGGAATGTTGTCGGTTGCGCAGGGTGATATACGAACCGAAAAGGACAATTATTTATATTATAACGATCTGTTTAAAAAATACGGGATTACACGGGAGGATTTTGATTCTTGCGTGACTTATTATTCTCTACAATCAGCGTTGTTCAATAAAATCTATGACGTTGTGATTGATACCTTGAGCCGTCGCCAGACGAAAGTCATGCGGGAGTGGAAAGAGTTGACGATGAAGGATACGGTCGACTTGTTTCCCGGGTATACGATGATCGTGGCAGATACGATACGTCCGGATTCTACACAGGTTAAAGTCCGGAAGAAAGATTCCATCGTCTACGAAACGCGTGTGGTGAAAGCCGATACCGTTTATTTTGACAAGCGAAATCAATTCGTGCTGGTGGAATTGGATAGCATCGTTCCCGGTATGTACAAGTTTACCTCGACGATAAAATTGGAGAAATCCGATCGGGGAAAACGGAATTTTATACAGACTTATTTTCTGTCTGCCGATAATGATACGCTGAAGGTTCCGGACCAGTACGTGGGGGTTGACACGCTACGACCCTACAAAAAAGACTGGGAGTTCTACGTGGCGGATTCTAGCTATACGAAGTTGTTTATAAAGATTCCTAAAAGTGACTGGGATTCGCGGGTAAAAGTAAAGAAGTTGAACGACCGTGAAGGCTACGTGTACAAAACCCAGATTTTTAAAACATACGTGGCACCGAATAGGGAGGAACGATTGAAAAAAGAATACGAGCAGAGGAGACAGATAGAACTTGAAAGGAAATCTGCAAAAAAGAAATAA
- a CDS encoding S41 family peptidase, whose protein sequence is MNKIVLTVIFLLVAFFVQAGPLWMRYPKISPDGKQIAFSYKGDIYVVSTEGGEARQLTTHPAYESYPVWSQDGKQIAFTSDRNGNFDIFVMSSRGGDARQVTTNSAREIPYTFTPDGKEIVYGAQMSDPAQSALFPAGSMTELYAISVNGGRPRQILATPAEEICFFKSGDAFLYQDKKGGENEWRKHHTSSITRDIYHYDMKSGKHTRLIDRAGEDRSPVLSPDEQRVYFLSEREGSFNVYSFPVADPSAVKAETSFKTHPVRFLSIAGNGRLCFGYDGEIYVKDVQGTPKKVKVDIIGDNAKDNIASLRFTSGATSATVSSDGKQVAMIIRGNVFVTSTDYTTTKQITATPEGEKWLSFAPDNRTIAYASERGGNWNIYTAKIAREEEVNFPSATLIEEEAVLPSSTKERFAPQFSPDGKELAFIEDRTKLMVVDLKTKKVRQVADDKYQYRTGDGFTYTWSPDGKWFAMEIIGNRHDPYSDIAIVSADGKGEVINLTNSGYFDSNPRWVLDGNAILFSSERYGMRNHASWGSLQDVMIVFMNQDAYDKFRLNKEDYELLKEEEKRIASLKNKEQKEDQKDKKGEAKPAVKNKNIEVELQGIEDRVMRLTPNSSQLGDAILSKSGDKLYYMASFEGGLDLWVSDLRSRSTKVMHKLNSGWASLEMDKDGKDLFLLGGRSMQKISLGSERRTPITYTAEMELDQAAERAYMFDRVRRQEAKRFYEKNMHGVDWAKMTKAYEKFLPYINNNYDFSELLSELLGELNVSHTGSGYRSRARGEATAELGVLLNVNYSKDGLLVDEVLEKGPFDNVRSKLKAGMIIEKIDGQTVKAGEDYYPLLRGKSGKRVLFSIYDPSTKERWDEVIEPISKGAMSGLLYRRWVKQRAADVDRLSGGRLGYVHISSMDDPSFRSVYADILGKYNDREGIVIDTRFNGGGRLHEDIEILFSGKKYFTQVVRGREACDMPSRRWNKPSIMLTCEANYSNAHGTPWVYQHQGIGKVVGMPVPGTMTSVSWETLQDPTLYFGIPIVGYRLPDGSYLENKQLEPDVKIANSPEKIIKGEDEQLETAVKELLKEIDSKK, encoded by the coding sequence ATGAATAAAATCGTATTGACTGTTATTTTTTTACTGGTTGCTTTTTTCGTTCAGGCGGGACCGCTTTGGATGCGTTATCCGAAGATTTCACCCGATGGAAAGCAAATCGCATTTAGTTATAAGGGAGATATTTATGTCGTTTCCACGGAAGGTGGCGAGGCTCGCCAATTGACCACACATCCGGCGTACGAATCGTATCCCGTGTGGTCTCAGGATGGGAAACAGATTGCCTTCACGAGTGATCGGAATGGTAATTTCGATATTTTCGTGATGTCGTCTCGGGGAGGTGATGCCCGACAAGTGACAACGAATTCTGCCAGGGAGATACCTTACACGTTTACCCCGGATGGCAAGGAAATTGTTTATGGAGCACAAATGAGTGATCCCGCGCAGAGTGCTTTATTTCCGGCAGGCTCTATGACCGAATTGTATGCCATTTCGGTGAATGGTGGACGTCCCCGGCAGATATTGGCAACTCCGGCAGAAGAGATTTGTTTCTTTAAATCCGGCGATGCATTCTTGTACCAAGATAAAAAAGGTGGGGAGAATGAATGGCGGAAACATCATACCTCGTCGATCACGCGTGATATTTATCATTATGATATGAAAAGCGGGAAACATACCCGTTTGATTGATCGGGCAGGGGAAGATCGCTCGCCCGTGTTGTCTCCGGACGAACAAAGGGTATATTTCCTGAGTGAGCGGGAAGGTTCGTTTAACGTGTACTCGTTTCCCGTGGCCGATCCTTCTGCCGTGAAGGCGGAAACCTCTTTCAAGACTCACCCGGTGCGTTTCTTGAGTATTGCGGGTAACGGGCGTTTGTGTTTTGGTTATGACGGTGAAATATACGTGAAGGACGTACAGGGAACTCCCAAGAAAGTGAAAGTGGATATTATTGGTGACAACGCGAAAGATAATATTGCTTCGTTGCGTTTTACTTCCGGGGCAACTAGCGCGACTGTTTCTTCGGATGGGAAACAGGTTGCCATGATTATTCGGGGAAATGTGTTCGTGACTTCCACCGATTACACGACGACCAAACAAATTACCGCGACCCCGGAAGGCGAGAAGTGGTTAAGCTTTGCTCCTGATAACCGGACGATCGCTTACGCCAGCGAACGGGGAGGGAATTGGAATATCTACACGGCAAAGATCGCCCGCGAGGAAGAGGTGAATTTCCCGAGTGCAACTTTGATCGAAGAGGAGGCCGTTCTGCCGTCTTCAACCAAAGAGCGGTTCGCCCCGCAATTCTCCCCGGATGGCAAAGAATTGGCCTTTATCGAGGACCGTACGAAATTGATGGTCGTTGATTTGAAAACAAAGAAAGTACGGCAAGTGGCAGACGATAAATATCAATATCGGACGGGTGACGGTTTCACGTACACGTGGTCGCCCGACGGCAAGTGGTTTGCGATGGAGATTATCGGGAATCGTCACGACCCGTATAGCGATATTGCCATCGTGAGTGCCGATGGAAAGGGAGAAGTGATAAATTTGACTAATAGCGGGTATTTTGATAGCAATCCCCGGTGGGTGCTGGATGGAAATGCAATCTTGTTTTCCAGTGAACGTTACGGGATGCGTAACCATGCATCGTGGGGTTCTTTGCAGGACGTGATGATCGTGTTCATGAATCAAGATGCTTACGATAAATTCCGGTTGAATAAGGAAGATTACGAGTTATTGAAAGAGGAGGAGAAACGTATAGCCTCTTTGAAAAACAAAGAACAGAAAGAGGATCAGAAAGATAAAAAAGGCGAGGCGAAACCCGCCGTGAAGAACAAGAACATCGAGGTTGAACTGCAAGGTATCGAGGATCGGGTGATGCGGTTAACACCGAACTCTTCACAATTGGGTGATGCGATATTAAGTAAGAGTGGAGACAAACTTTATTACATGGCATCTTTCGAGGGAGGCCTGGATTTGTGGGTGAGCGATCTGCGTTCACGGAGTACCAAGGTGATGCATAAATTGAACAGTGGCTGGGCATCCTTGGAGATGGATAAAGATGGGAAAGATTTGTTCCTGTTGGGAGGCCGTTCCATGCAAAAGATCAGTCTGGGTTCGGAGAGAAGAACTCCGATCACGTATACTGCTGAAATGGAACTGGATCAGGCTGCCGAGCGGGCGTATATGTTTGACAGGGTGCGTCGTCAAGAAGCCAAACGTTTCTACGAGAAGAACATGCACGGGGTGGATTGGGCAAAAATGACCAAGGCATACGAGAAGTTTTTACCTTATATCAATAATAACTATGATTTCTCCGAATTGTTGAGCGAATTGCTGGGAGAGTTGAACGTGTCACATACCGGGTCCGGTTATCGCTCCCGGGCAAGAGGTGAGGCGACTGCCGAACTGGGAGTACTGTTGAACGTGAACTATTCCAAGGATGGGTTGCTGGTTGATGAGGTGTTGGAAAAAGGACCTTTTGATAATGTCCGGTCGAAATTGAAAGCCGGAATGATAATCGAGAAAATTGACGGTCAGACGGTGAAAGCCGGGGAGGATTACTATCCCCTGCTGCGAGGCAAGTCCGGTAAACGAGTTTTGTTCTCTATTTATGATCCATCCACCAAGGAACGTTGGGATGAGGTGATCGAACCGATTTCAAAGGGTGCGATGAGCGGGTTGCTTTACCGGCGGTGGGTGAAACAAAGGGCTGCCGATGTGGATCGCTTGTCGGGAGGACGTTTGGGCTACGTGCATATTTCCAGTATGGACGATCCGAGTTTCCGTTCCGTGTATGCTGATATCCTGGGTAAATATAATGATCGGGAAGGAATTGTTATTGACACTCGTTTCAATGGTGGTGGCCGTTTGCACGAGGATATTGAGATCCTGTTCAGTGGTAAGAAATATTTCACTCAAGTCGTTCGGGGTCGGGAGGCTTGCGATATGCCAAGCCGTAGGTGGAATAAACCTTCGATCATGCTAACTTGTGAGGCAAACTACTCGAATGCCCACGGTACGCCTTGGGTTTACCAACATCAAGGAATCGGTAAGGTAGTCGGAATGCCCGTGCCGGGAACCATGACGAGCGTGTCGTGGGAGACCTTACAGGATCCGACGTTATATTTCGGTATCCCGATCGTCGGTTATCGTTTGCCGGATGGTAGCTATCTGGAGAACAAACAACTGGAACCGGATGTGAAGATTGCCAACTCTCCGGAAAAGATTATCAAGGGAGAGGACGAGCAGTTGGAAACAGCCGTGAAGGAGTTGTTGAAAGAAATTGATTCAAAAAAATAG
- a CDS encoding PspC domain-containing protein, with product MKKTYTINLSGKIFHIDEDALEKLQEYINTLKTYYTREEDGNEIMDDIENRIGELFTESLKGQFREVVTLEDVDQAIATMGTPDDIIDEDEQPRTSPSKQAKKLYRNPDDKILGGVAGGMAAYWGISSLLIRICFVLLCCYYGIFIIVYIILWIAVPKAKTTKQKLEMKGESINVSNIERSIKDEYQEIKNGKGAAFMNRIGEGLYEVLTIIGKVLAIIIGVSLFFGGIFMLFAFLSALFLPNLYPWKSGFMEFTYSFTPLNFTLGKIAISFLIGIPIIMIIYMAIKLLFSFKSNNKVIALSAFSCWMLGFVMLLFVGISEGRSWSFKGTRYGESLELSQQDTLVLLVNERYKLPENLYIDQDVFRLSSSNMIAPSIKIYSTDDTIPTLRVQFYTQEEKPVYDNMDFNWDYKNDTLRFDNYIKIARQWRAQRVTLSLYLPENKKVLLPPQTSQYLRNLRDFDWKVRSKLNKDQILLIMRDGKLQPLM from the coding sequence ATGAAAAAAACATATACTATAAACTTAAGTGGCAAGATTTTTCATATCGATGAAGACGCCCTGGAAAAACTACAAGAATACATCAATACCCTCAAAACATATTACACGCGAGAAGAAGACGGGAACGAGATCATGGATGACATCGAAAATCGTATCGGGGAACTTTTCACGGAAAGCCTGAAAGGACAATTCCGTGAGGTTGTCACTCTCGAAGACGTGGATCAAGCAATCGCCACGATGGGCACACCGGACGACATCATCGATGAAGACGAGCAACCCCGGACATCCCCCTCGAAACAGGCTAAAAAACTATACCGGAACCCGGACGACAAGATTCTCGGCGGGGTTGCCGGAGGTATGGCAGCCTATTGGGGAATATCTTCCCTGCTCATCCGGATATGTTTCGTACTTTTGTGTTGCTATTACGGAATATTCATTATCGTATATATCATTCTATGGATCGCGGTCCCCAAGGCCAAGACAACCAAGCAAAAACTCGAAATGAAGGGAGAGAGTATAAACGTTTCCAACATCGAACGTTCAATAAAAGACGAGTATCAAGAGATTAAAAACGGTAAGGGTGCCGCTTTCATGAACCGGATAGGCGAAGGCTTATACGAAGTGCTCACCATTATCGGGAAGGTGTTGGCTATTATTATCGGTGTAAGCCTCTTCTTCGGAGGAATTTTCATGTTGTTTGCTTTCCTGTCGGCATTATTTTTACCCAACCTTTATCCTTGGAAAAGTGGTTTCATGGAATTTACCTATTCCTTTACTCCCTTAAACTTTACTTTGGGTAAAATCGCTATATCATTCTTGATTGGAATTCCTATTATCATGATCATTTATATGGCGATCAAATTGTTGTTCTCCTTCAAGAGTAATAACAAGGTGATCGCCCTTTCTGCCTTTTCGTGTTGGATGTTAGGATTCGTTATGCTCCTATTCGTGGGGATTAGCGAAGGTCGAAGTTGGTCGTTTAAAGGTACCCGCTATGGCGAATCACTCGAACTGAGTCAACAGGACACGCTCGTTCTGCTTGTAAATGAACGCTACAAGCTACCTGAAAATCTTTACATAGATCAAGATGTGTTCCGGTTATCCTCCAGCAACATGATCGCCCCTAGCATCAAGATATACTCGACCGATGACACAATCCCGACGTTACGTGTACAATTTTACACCCAAGAAGAAAAACCGGTATATGATAACATGGATTTTAACTGGGATTACAAAAACGACACGCTTCGATTTGATAATTACATCAAGATCGCGAGACAATGGAGAGCTCAAAGAGTGACACTATCTCTATATCTGCCTGAAAATAAGAAAGTGCTCCTTCCTCCTCAAACAAGCCAATACTTGAGGAATTTGAGAGATTTTGACTGGAAAGTACGTTCCAAACTAAACAAAGATCAAATATTATTAATCATGCGGGACGGGAAACTTCAACCCCTCATGTAA
- a CDS encoding PadR family transcriptional regulator, which yields MNIENTQAQMRKGILEYCILLIIAQQDAYVPDIISKLKASKMIVVEGTIYPLLTRLKNTGLLSYRWEESQQGPPRKYYSITEQGRGFLKELENSWEELTSAVNSIKENHNN from the coding sequence ATGAACATTGAAAACACACAAGCTCAAATGAGGAAGGGTATCTTGGAATATTGCATTTTACTGATCATCGCACAACAGGACGCCTACGTGCCGGACATTATCAGTAAACTGAAAGCATCCAAGATGATCGTTGTCGAAGGGACGATATATCCCTTACTGACCCGACTGAAGAACACCGGTCTACTGTCATACCGCTGGGAAGAGTCACAACAAGGTCCTCCCCGCAAGTATTACAGTATCACGGAACAAGGGCGAGGTTTCCTCAAGGAACTCGAAAACTCCTGGGAAGAATTGACCTCCGCCGTGAACAGCATTAAAGAAAACCATAATAACTAA
- the gpmI gene encoding 2,3-bisphosphoglycerate-independent phosphoglycerate mutase — translation MKRVLLMILDGWGVGKHDHSDAIGSTPTPNITELASNNPRALLYTSGENVGLPDGQMGNSEVGHLNIGAGRVVYQDLVKINRACRDHSIAQNPEIVKAFNYAKENGKQVHFMGLVSNGGVHSSLDHVFALCDLSKEFGIEKTFVHCFMDGRDTDPKSGKGFIGELQNHMKQSSGKIASVIGRYYAMDRDSRWERIKEAYDLLVNGVGTPVTDAEAGVQASYDAGVTDEFIKPIVCVDEAGKPVGTIQPGDMVIFFNFRNDRAKELTIVLTQEDKPDFGMKTIPLYYCTMTPYDAKFKGLHILFDKENVVNTIGEYIAKQGLKQLRIAETEKYAHVTFFLNGGREEPFEGESRILVPSPKVATYDLQPEMSAPIVTERIVEQLNEKSVDFICLNYANGDMVGHTGVYKAIQKAVATVDECVGKTVAAARANGYDVLIIADHGNADNAVNEDGTPNTAHSLNPVPCIWVTDSKCDHLRDGVLADVAPTVLAIMGLPQPKEMTGKSLLV, via the coding sequence ATGAAGAGAGTTTTGTTGATGATACTGGATGGTTGGGGTGTTGGAAAACACGATCATTCGGATGCGATAGGGAGTACGCCGACTCCTAACATCACGGAATTGGCAAGTAATAATCCTCGTGCTTTGTTGTACACGAGCGGGGAGAATGTGGGGTTGCCTGACGGTCAGATGGGGAATTCCGAAGTCGGACACCTGAATATTGGGGCCGGACGGGTAGTTTACCAGGATTTGGTGAAGATAAACCGGGCGTGTCGAGATCATTCCATTGCACAGAATCCGGAAATCGTGAAGGCGTTTAACTATGCCAAGGAGAACGGGAAACAGGTGCATTTCATGGGACTGGTTTCTAACGGTGGGGTACATAGTTCGCTCGATCACGTGTTTGCCTTGTGTGATTTGTCGAAGGAGTTCGGGATCGAGAAAACCTTTGTTCATTGTTTTATGGACGGCCGGGACACGGATCCGAAGAGTGGAAAGGGTTTTATCGGTGAGTTGCAGAATCACATGAAACAATCCTCGGGTAAGATCGCTTCCGTGATCGGACGCTATTATGCCATGGATCGTGATTCCCGCTGGGAGCGTATCAAGGAGGCTTATGACTTGTTGGTGAATGGCGTGGGGACTCCGGTAACGGACGCCGAGGCGGGAGTGCAGGCTTCTTATGACGCGGGTGTGACCGATGAGTTTATCAAACCGATTGTTTGCGTGGACGAGGCCGGAAAGCCCGTGGGAACGATACAACCGGGAGATATGGTGATCTTCTTCAATTTCCGTAACGACCGGGCCAAGGAGTTGACCATTGTGTTGACGCAAGAGGATAAGCCGGACTTCGGGATGAAGACCATACCATTATATTATTGCACGATGACTCCTTATGATGCTAAATTCAAGGGATTGCATATCTTGTTCGATAAAGAGAACGTGGTAAACACGATTGGGGAATATATTGCCAAGCAGGGATTGAAACAGTTACGTATTGCCGAGACGGAGAAATATGCTCACGTGACGTTTTTCTTGAACGGGGGACGGGAAGAGCCTTTCGAGGGTGAAAGCCGGATTTTGGTACCCTCTCCAAAAGTGGCTACCTACGATTTGCAGCCCGAAATGTCTGCTCCTATCGTGACGGAAAGGATCGTGGAGCAGTTAAATGAAAAGAGTGTTGATTTCATCTGTTTGAATTACGCTAATGGAGATATGGTGGGGCATACCGGAGTGTACAAGGCTATCCAGAAGGCCGTGGCTACCGTGGACGAGTGTGTCGGGAAGACCGTGGCTGCCGCTCGCGCTAACGGTTACGACGTGTTGATTATTGCCGACCACGGGAATGCCGATAACGCGGTGAACGAGGATGGAACGCCGAACACGGCTCACTCGCTGAACCCGGTGCCTTGTATCTGGGTCACCGATTCCAAGTGCGATCACTTGCGGGACGGGGTTTTGGCCGATGTCGCTCCCACTGTTCTCGCGATTATGGGGCTTCCACAACCCAAGGAAATGACAGGGAAGTCGTTATTAGTTTGA
- a CDS encoding aldo/keto reductase: MNTVPTIKLNNGMEMPQLGVGTFLVKEDAAKRVCHAIQIGFRLIDTAQGYDNEKEVGEGIRLSGIDRGELFITTKVNTTEMRNGTVRQSLDKSLSDLGLEYLDLVLIHWPVEGHIKETWQILEEYVDNGKIRSIGLSNFNPHHIDSLLVYARVRPVINQIEIHPYMTQIDKSGYNFQQNIQTEAWGPLGQGTTEELKDPVIGKMAKQHGKSIAQIILRWHMQRGLVTIPRCDNDIYTEENIDIFDFELSAAEMEIITGLNRNQRTNTLNNPDNFPW, encoded by the coding sequence ATGAATACAGTACCAACGATCAAACTGAACAACGGCATGGAAATGCCGCAATTAGGTGTCGGCACGTTCCTTGTCAAGGAGGATGCCGCAAAACGTGTATGTCATGCTATCCAAATAGGATTCCGATTAATTGATACGGCACAAGGTTATGACAATGAAAAAGAAGTAGGTGAAGGCATCCGCTTGAGTGGTATTGACCGCGGAGAACTTTTTATAACAACAAAAGTAAACACAACAGAAATGCGAAATGGAACGGTTAGGCAGTCTCTTGACAAAAGCCTTTCCGACCTCGGATTGGAATACCTTGATTTGGTGTTGATACATTGGCCCGTGGAAGGACATATCAAGGAAACGTGGCAGATACTGGAGGAATATGTAGATAACGGAAAAATCCGTAGCATCGGACTGAGCAACTTCAATCCTCATCACATTGATTCACTTCTTGTCTACGCGAGAGTACGTCCCGTTATCAACCAAATAGAGATACACCCCTACATGACTCAGATAGATAAATCCGGTTATAACTTCCAACAAAATATTCAAACTGAAGCATGGGGACCGTTAGGCCAAGGTACCACGGAGGAGCTTAAAGACCCCGTGATTGGTAAAATGGCCAAACAGCATGGAAAATCTATCGCCCAGATTATTTTGCGTTGGCATATGCAACGAGGACTTGTCACGATTCCGCGTTGTGATAATGATATCTATACAGAGGAAAACATCGATATCTTTGACTTCGAATTATCTGCTGCTGAAATGGAGATTATAACAGGGCTGAACCGAAACCAACGTACGAATACACTGAACAATCCTGATAATTTCCCATGGTAA
- a CDS encoding AraC family transcriptional regulator — MTRSYDIKVRTVHDYNQFIGVEDIHAQVSVIHYDELSPIRHCRTLWGIYGLFLLDDDLEQLDYGSGKYDYSIGSIVCVSPSQIGGARDDGSTFQRKGWALLFSSDLFHGTSYEEELLRLEFFHYHISTALTITSQERQDYETLLRMLRSELMGSKRKQVIIKLIELILTYCSSFFNRKYSIGNGTKCGHIVSRLERMLDDYYAAGEQHSQGLPTVRFCADCLCVAPNYLGDLIRKETGDSANHFIGRNIIRRAKDMLISGKSVTETAYALGFDCPSHLSRLFKRLEKMTPSASIKANSKDVE; from the coding sequence ATGACTCGGAGTTATGATATAAAAGTAAGAACGGTACACGATTACAATCAGTTTATAGGTGTAGAAGATATTCACGCTCAAGTGAGTGTCATTCACTATGATGAGTTATCTCCAATCAGGCATTGCCGCACGCTGTGGGGGATATACGGTCTGTTCCTTTTGGATGATGATTTGGAGCAGCTTGATTACGGTTCAGGAAAGTACGATTATTCCATAGGAAGTATCGTGTGCGTTTCTCCCTCCCAAATAGGAGGTGCGCGAGATGATGGAAGTACGTTTCAACGTAAAGGTTGGGCACTTCTATTCAGTTCTGATTTGTTTCATGGCACAAGCTACGAGGAAGAACTTTTACGTTTGGAATTCTTTCATTACCACATAAGCACGGCTCTTACAATTACGAGCCAGGAACGACAAGACTATGAAACATTGTTACGAATGTTGCGATCTGAATTGATGGGAAGTAAACGCAAGCAAGTGATTATAAAATTGATAGAACTAATATTGACGTATTGCTCGTCTTTTTTCAATAGAAAATATTCAATAGGGAACGGAACAAAATGCGGTCATATAGTCAGCCGATTAGAACGTATGTTAGATGATTATTATGCTGCAGGCGAACAACATTCCCAAGGACTGCCCACGGTACGCTTTTGTGCTGATTGTCTTTGTGTTGCCCCGAATTATCTCGGTGATCTGATACGAAAAGAAACAGGCGATTCGGCCAATCATTTTATTGGGCGTAATATTATCCGTCGAGCCAAGGATATGTTGATATCCGGCAAGTCGGTAACAGAAACGGCCTATGCGCTTGGATTTGATTGTCCATCGCATTTAAGCCGTCTTTTTAAGAGGTTGGAAAAAATGACACCTTCTGCATCTATAAAAGCAAACTCTAAAGATGTTGAATGA